Proteins co-encoded in one Eremothecium sinecaudum strain ATCC 58844 chromosome VI, complete sequence genomic window:
- the URH1 gene encoding trifunctional uridine nucleosidase/nicotinamide riboside hydrolase/nicotinic acid riboside hydrolase (Syntenic homolog of Ashbya gossypii AFR399W; Syntenic homolog of Saccharomyces cerevisiae YDR400W (URH1)) — translation MTISINPIPIWLDCDTGHDDAVAILLAACSPYFNLLGVSASYGNAPIECTVENTLSILTAIGKYKDVNVYEGAARPWVQAPKFAQDIHGLSGLDGSALLPVPQIKASSGNYKTAIKDAILKNKGKISMVSIGPLTTIATVLKEYPYLKEHIKYISIMGGGFEEGNRNANGSAEFNFWLDADAARYVLTDPEINYKCILATLDLTHKAIATKDIQKQILGTGSSKVRNLYHELFLFFAATYKTTQGFDYGPPVHDPLALITLLHFYGMASEEIDLRYSRMDVEVITETNDDEGKVYCIEQHEITSGKGVIAVSDMNFEFFWEQLLLALTAAEETSTIEVQQNDYKLKTEVI, via the coding sequence ATGACAATCTCAATTAATCCTATACCAATATGGTTGGACTGTGATACTGGGCATGATGACGCTGTCGCAATTCTATTGGCAGCTTGTAGCCCATATTTCAATTTATTGGGGGTATCAGCGTCATATGGCAATGCTCCTATTGAATGCACGGTTGAAAACACACTGTCAATATTAACCGCAATTGGTAAATACAAGGATGTTAACGTTTATGAAGGAGCTGCTAGGCCATGGGTTCAAGCCCCGAAGTTTGCCCAAGATATTCATGGGTTGAGTGGATTAGATGGCTCGGCGCTTTTACCAGTACCTCAAATTAAGGCTTCAAGTGGTAACTATAAGACAGCTATTAAAGATGctatattaaaaaataaagGAAAAATAAGCATGGTAAGTATTGGGCCTCTAACTACCATTGCAACAGTATTGAAAGAATACCCATATTTAAAGGAGCatattaaatatatatcGATTATGGGCGGCGGTTTTGAAGAAGGTAACAGAAATGCAAACGGCTCTGCAGAATTCAATTTTTGGCTTGATGCTGATGCAGCTAGGTATGTTCTAACAGACCCTGAAATCAATTATAAATGTATTTTGGCTACCCTTGATTTGACTCACAAGGCTATAGCAACGAAGGATATCCAAAAACAAATACTGGGAACTGGATCGTCAAAAGTAAGAAATTTGTATCATGAATTATTCTTATTTTTTGCTGCGACTTACAAGACTACCCAAGGGTTTGATTACGGGCCGCCAGTTCACGATCCATTGGCGTTAATTACACTACTTCACTTTTATGGTATGGCTTCAGAGGAAATTGATCTCAGATACTCTAGAATGGATGTTGAAGTTATTACTGAAActaatgatgatgaaggtAAAGTTTATTGTATTGAGCAGCATGAAATAACATCTGGCAAAGGTGTAATTGCAGTATCAGACATGAACTTCGAATTCTTCTGGGAGCAACTCCTCTTAGCACTAACTGCCGCTGAGGAAACATCTACGATAGAGGTCCAACAAAATGATTATAAACTAAAAACCGAAGTTATTTAA